From Ananas comosus cultivar F153 linkage group 8, ASM154086v1, whole genome shotgun sequence, one genomic window encodes:
- the LOC109714310 gene encoding nicotinamidase 2-like — protein MAAAGVPPSVAKYETRRRDPNPRAAAVLVIDAQQHFAGVAAPMLPALRATVGLCRGAGMRVVYTRHRHRSPADYGMLGEWWPGDLILDGTPDAALLPDIARLPHDPVVDKSTYSAFAGTGLEEMLRGMGVEEVVVTGVMTNLCCETTAREAFVRGFRVFFSADATATANRELHEATLKNMAYGFAYLVDCDRLKAAFTRKS, from the exons ATGGCCGCCGCCGGCGTTCCGCCGTCGGTGGCGAAGTACGAGACGCGGCGGCGGGACCCGAACccgcgggcggcggcggtgctggtGATCGACGCGCAGCAGCACTTCGCGGGCGTGGCGGCGCCGATGCTGCCGGCGCTGCGCGCCACCGTGGGGCTGTGCCGGGGCGCGGGGATGCGCGTGGTGTACACGCGCCACCGCCACCGCTCCCCCGCCGACTACGGCATGCTCGGCGAGTGGTGGCCCGGCGACCTCATCCTCGACGGCACCCCCGACGCCGCCCTCCTCCCCGACATCGCCCGCCTCCCCCACGACCCTGTCGTCGACAAGTCCACCTACAGCGCCTTCGCCGGCACAG GTCTTGAGGAGATGCTGAGGGGAATGGGggtggaggaggtggtggtgacAGGGGTGATGACAAACCTCTGCTGTGAGACTACGGCCCGGGAGGCTTTCGTAAGGGGGTTCCGCGTCTTCTTCTCCGCCGACGCCACAGCGACGGCGAACAGGGAGCTTCACGAGGCCACGCTCAAGAACATGGCTTACGGATTCGCCTACCTCGTCGACTGCGACCGGCTCAAGGCCGCCTTCACTCGCAAATCTTGA
- the LOC109713648 gene encoding uncharacterized protein LOC109713648, with protein sequence MTAAETEERCRAVVRKAEELVASAMAGRDASHDAAHAFRVRDLALSLAREEENNNSSSISLEIVELAALLHDIGDYKYTKNGVEDTTVVEKFLEEEGLEEAKRDKILTIIKGMGFKNEVSRVQLADSSLEFGIVQDADRLDAIGAIGIARCFIYGGSKGHILYDPEILPRQDLSKEKYMGKDEKQTTINHFHEKLFKLKDLMKTNAGKRRAIKRHQFMQDFLTEFYEEWSGRA encoded by the exons ATGACGGCGGCGGAGACGGAAGAAAGATGTCGGGCGGTGGTGAGGAAGGCGGAGGAGTTGGTGGCGTCGGCCATGGCGGGGCGCGACGCCTCCCACGACGCCGCCCACGCCTTCCGTGTCCGCGACCTCGCCCTCTCCCTCGCCCGCgaagaagaaaacaacaacagcagcagcatcagTTTGGAGATT GTAGAATTGGCTGCTCTCCTCCATGACATTG GTGATTACAAGTATACCAA AAATGGTGTTGAGGATACGACTGTCGTTGAGAAATTTCTTGAGGAGGAGGGTTTGGAGGAGGCCAAAAGGGATAAGATACTGACAATTATTAAAGGAATGG GATTCAAGAATGAAGTTTCTCGAGTACAACTTGCTGATTCCTCCCTCGAATTTGGGATTGTGCAAGATGCTGACCGCCTTGATGCAATTGGTGCAATTG GGATCGCACGGTGCTTCATCTATGGCGGCAGCAAGGGACACATTCTCTATGACCCTGAAATATTACCACGGCAGGATTTATCGAAAGAAAAGTATATGGGTAAAGATGAGAAACAGACTACAATCAACCATTTCCATGAGAAACTCTTCAAGCTGAAGGATTTGATGAAGACAAAT GCTGGTAAAAGGAGAGCAATCAAGAGGCACCAGTTCATGCAAGATTTCTTAACAGAATTCTATGAAGAATGGAGCGGCAGAGCTTAA